One Actinomyces marmotae DNA window includes the following coding sequences:
- the coaA gene encoding type I pantothenate kinase, translating into MTSSHSPYIELSREQWRALASSTPLPLTQDDVVKLRGLGDPTDLTEVDAVYRPLTAILQDYILTSRERARRIAELLGVDARPTPFVIAVAGSVAVGKSTAARLIAHLLARFPGTPRVDLVTTDGFLLSNAELEARGLMSRKGFPESYDRRALVDFVAAVKSGAPRVEAPVYSHQVYDIVPGRSVVVERPDVLVLEGLNVLQPAPRGRAAAEHPDEPGGHPMGSVLAVSDFIDFSIYVDADPADIRRWYLERFLTLKRTAFNDPDSYFQRFASIPDDIALTAASGIWETVNLVNLRENIAPTRGRATLVLVKGSDHHMRRVLLRKS; encoded by the coding sequence GTGACCTCCTCGCACTCCCCTTACATCGAGCTGTCGCGCGAGCAGTGGAGGGCCCTGGCCTCCTCCACTCCCCTGCCCCTGACGCAGGACGACGTCGTCAAGCTCCGCGGCCTGGGAGACCCCACGGACCTCACGGAGGTCGACGCCGTCTACCGCCCCCTGACCGCGATCCTTCAGGACTACATCCTGACCTCCCGGGAGCGGGCCCGCCGCATTGCCGAGCTCCTGGGCGTCGATGCCCGCCCCACGCCCTTCGTCATCGCGGTGGCCGGATCGGTCGCGGTCGGCAAGTCGACGGCGGCCCGCCTCATCGCCCACCTCCTGGCCCGCTTCCCGGGCACCCCTCGCGTGGACCTGGTGACCACCGATGGCTTCCTCCTGAGCAACGCCGAACTGGAGGCGCGCGGGCTCATGTCGCGCAAGGGCTTCCCCGAGTCCTATGACCGGCGCGCGCTCGTGGACTTCGTGGCCGCGGTGAAATCCGGGGCGCCCCGCGTGGAGGCCCCCGTCTACTCCCACCAGGTCTACGACATCGTGCCCGGCCGCAGCGTCGTCGTCGAGAGGCCCGACGTCCTGGTGCTGGAGGGGCTCAACGTGCTCCAGCCCGCGCCGAGGGGGCGCGCGGCCGCGGAGCACCCCGATGAGCCGGGGGGCCATCCGATGGGCTCGGTGCTGGCGGTGTCGGACTTCATCGACTTCTCGATCTACGTCGACGCCGATCCCGCCGATATCCGCCGCTGGTACCTGGAGCGCTTCCTCACCCTCAAGCGCACCGCCTTCAATGACCCGGACTCCTACTTCCAGCGCTTCGCGTCGATCCCCGATGACATCGCCCTGACGGCGGCCAGTGGGATCTGGGAGACGGTCAACTTGGTGAATCTGCGGGAGAACATCGCCCCTACCCGCGGGCGGGCGACCCTCGTGCTGGTCAAGGGATCCGATCACCACATGCGCCGCGTGCTGCTGCGCAAATCGTGA
- the glmS gene encoding glutamine--fructose-6-phosphate transaminase (isomerizing), which produces MCGIVGHVRPLAPVISSAATPEAEGRTLSVLLDGLGRLEYRGYDSAGVALVSPSGMQVAKAAGKLENLRAAIAAEPPAPATAGIGHTRWATHGGPTTENAHPHRAGNIAVVHNGIIENFRALRAEVEEAGRPLLSDTDTEIAAHILDMDFTARLAEATAADPSADPARVLVESMRAVTERLEGAFALLAVTPLAPEAIVAARRSSPLVIGLGDGENFLGSDVAAFVAFTSRAAEVDDDQILLLRPDSVTVWDKDGVVVEPKTWEVTWDASAAVKGGYETFMDKEIHDQPAAVADTLRGRVDERGEIQLDEMRIDPAVLRSVDKIIVIACGTAAYAGHVAKYAIEHWCRVPVEIELAHEFRYRDAVVSEKTLTVAISQSGETMDTIQAIRHAREQGSRVLAIVNTYGSTIAREADAVLYTHAGPEVAVASTKAFLAQITACYLLGLYLAQLRGHKWPDEVADYLAKLGEMPDKVQWILDEQESAVRALGAELADRSSFLFLGRHVGFPVALEGALKLKELAYVHAEGFAAGELKHGPIALVEEGLPVFVIVPTPRRPTLHDKVLSNIQEIRARGARTIVVAEEGDDAVDAFADHIIRIPATPTLMAPLLTVVPLQIFAAALAGAKGLDIDQPRNLAKSVTVE; this is translated from the coding sequence ATGTGTGGAATCGTCGGGCATGTCCGCCCCCTCGCCCCCGTCATCTCCTCCGCCGCGACCCCGGAGGCGGAGGGGCGCACCCTATCCGTCCTCCTCGACGGCCTGGGCCGCCTGGAGTACCGCGGCTACGACTCCGCCGGCGTCGCCCTCGTCAGCCCATCCGGGATGCAGGTCGCCAAGGCGGCGGGCAAGCTCGAGAACCTCCGCGCCGCCATCGCGGCCGAGCCGCCCGCCCCCGCCACCGCCGGCATCGGCCACACCCGCTGGGCCACCCACGGCGGGCCGACGACGGAGAACGCCCACCCGCACCGCGCCGGCAACATCGCCGTCGTCCACAACGGCATCATCGAGAACTTCCGGGCCCTGCGCGCCGAGGTCGAGGAGGCGGGCCGCCCGCTCCTGTCCGACACGGACACCGAGATCGCCGCCCACATCCTCGACATGGACTTCACCGCCCGCCTGGCCGAGGCGACCGCCGCCGATCCCTCGGCCGATCCCGCGCGGGTCCTCGTGGAGTCCATGCGCGCCGTCACCGAGCGCCTCGAAGGCGCCTTCGCGCTCCTGGCCGTCACCCCCCTGGCGCCCGAGGCGATCGTCGCCGCCCGCCGCTCCAGCCCGCTGGTCATCGGCCTGGGCGACGGCGAGAACTTCCTGGGCTCCGACGTCGCCGCCTTCGTGGCCTTCACCTCCCGCGCCGCCGAGGTCGACGACGATCAGATCCTCCTCCTGCGCCCCGACTCGGTCACCGTGTGGGACAAGGACGGCGTCGTCGTGGAGCCCAAGACCTGGGAGGTCACCTGGGACGCCTCCGCGGCCGTCAAGGGCGGCTACGAGACCTTCATGGACAAGGAGATCCACGATCAGCCCGCCGCCGTCGCCGACACCCTGCGCGGACGTGTGGACGAGCGCGGCGAGATCCAGCTCGACGAGATGCGCATCGACCCCGCGGTCCTGCGCAGCGTCGACAAGATCATCGTCATCGCCTGCGGCACCGCCGCCTACGCCGGTCATGTCGCGAAGTACGCCATCGAGCACTGGTGCCGCGTGCCGGTGGAGATCGAGCTTGCCCACGAGTTCCGCTACCGCGACGCCGTCGTGAGCGAGAAGACCCTCACCGTGGCGATCTCCCAGTCCGGGGAGACCATGGACACCATCCAGGCCATCCGCCACGCCCGCGAGCAGGGCAGTCGCGTGCTTGCCATCGTCAACACCTACGGCTCCACCATCGCCCGCGAGGCCGACGCCGTGCTCTACACCCACGCCGGGCCCGAGGTCGCGGTGGCCTCCACGAAGGCCTTCCTCGCCCAGATCACCGCCTGCTACCTGCTGGGCCTCTACCTGGCGCAGCTGCGCGGCCACAAGTGGCCCGACGAGGTGGCCGACTACCTCGCCAAGCTCGGCGAGATGCCCGACAAGGTCCAGTGGATCCTCGATGAGCAGGAGAGCGCCGTGCGGGCGCTGGGCGCCGAGCTCGCGGACCGCTCCTCCTTCCTGTTCCTGGGCCGCCATGTGGGATTCCCGGTGGCGCTCGAGGGCGCGCTCAAGCTCAAGGAACTCGCCTACGTCCACGCCGAGGGCTTCGCGGCGGGAGAGCTCAAGCACGGGCCCATCGCCCTGGTTGAGGAGGGGCTGCCGGTCTTCGTCATCGTGCCCACCCCGCGCCGCCCCACCCTGCACGACAAGGTCCTGTCCAACATCCAGGAGATCCGCGCTCGCGGCGCGCGCACCATCGTGGTGGCCGAGGAGGGGGACGACGCCGTCGACGCCTTCGCCGACCACATCATCCGCATCCCCGCCACCCCCACCCTCATGGCGCCGCTGCTCACCGTGGTCCCGCTGCAGATCTTCGCTGCCGCGCTCGCCGGCGCCAAGGGACTGGACATCGACCAGCCCAGGAACCTGGCCAAGTCCGTCACCGTGGAGTGA
- a CDS encoding bifunctional ADP-dependent NAD(P)H-hydrate dehydratase/NAD(P)H-hydrate epimerase, translated as MTTATSDARVPEAAEPATTGTLARRAAHPARAIARAEAPLTAGTDQYMRRAAHAVASACLAELRESRGAVAGSRVLVLAGGGHNGGDALLAGALLARRGARVEARLATDHPHGAALSRARAAGVAVAGAPTPSPVGGGVAADLVIDGLTGIGASGPLRPPAAALIAPLIAAGAPEERAFRVIAVDVPSGVGVDDGALPGPVLAADRTVTFTCPRGAHLLPPAAPLSGRVDVVDLGLPVPAGSEPLALVPDPALLAALLRAPGAADHKYTRGVVGLHAGSEAYPGAAVLAVSGAIRAGAGMARIQASRRAVDLVLASRPEAVPATGRCQAIVVGPGTHRADQLRAAELRGVLRAALRRGGGERQWAVIDAGALGLLPDLIAEGLVCGPEHVLTPHAGEAAALLSGLGQPTTREEVEAAPASAARGLAEATGATVILKAVPALIARPGGGPLLSLDAGPGWLATAGSGDVLAGALGAVLAAVRADRERGEGHQRGEPGIGAAGLPLGDAVALAAAAAVRLHADAGRLASGEGLGRGSEGRPIAALDVAEHLPRARQRLRAQGPRR; from the coding sequence ATGACCACCGCCACGAGCGACGCCCGCGTCCCCGAAGCCGCCGAGCCCGCGACCACCGGCACGCTCGCCCGCCGCGCCGCCCACCCGGCTCGGGCCATCGCGCGGGCCGAGGCGCCGCTGACCGCCGGCACCGACCAGTACATGCGGCGGGCCGCCCACGCCGTCGCCAGCGCCTGCCTCGCCGAGCTGCGCGAGTCGCGCGGCGCGGTCGCCGGCAGTCGAGTCCTCGTCCTGGCCGGCGGTGGGCACAACGGAGGCGACGCACTCCTCGCCGGGGCCCTCCTCGCCCGCCGCGGCGCCCGCGTGGAGGCCCGGCTGGCCACCGACCACCCGCACGGGGCGGCGCTGAGCCGGGCCCGCGCCGCCGGGGTCGCGGTCGCGGGCGCTCCCACCCCCTCGCCCGTCGGCGGCGGCGTCGCGGCTGACCTCGTCATCGACGGGCTCACCGGCATCGGCGCCAGCGGGCCCCTGCGCCCGCCCGCCGCCGCTCTCATCGCGCCCCTCATCGCCGCGGGCGCGCCCGAGGAGCGGGCGTTCCGGGTCATCGCCGTGGACGTCCCGTCCGGCGTCGGCGTGGACGACGGCGCCCTGCCGGGCCCCGTGCTCGCCGCCGACCGCACCGTCACCTTCACCTGCCCGCGCGGCGCCCACCTCCTGCCGCCCGCGGCGCCCCTGAGCGGGCGCGTGGACGTCGTCGATCTCGGATTGCCGGTGCCGGCTGGGAGCGAGCCCCTCGCCCTGGTCCCCGATCCGGCTCTGCTCGCCGCGCTCCTGCGCGCCCCCGGCGCCGCCGACCACAAGTACACGCGCGGCGTCGTCGGCCTCCACGCGGGGAGCGAGGCCTATCCCGGGGCCGCGGTCCTCGCCGTCAGCGGCGCCATCCGGGCGGGGGCCGGCATGGCCCGGATCCAGGCGTCCAGGCGGGCCGTCGACCTCGTCCTCGCCTCTCGCCCCGAGGCGGTCCCCGCGACTGGGCGGTGCCAGGCGATCGTCGTTGGTCCGGGCACCCATCGTGCTGATCAGCTCCGGGCCGCGGAATTGCGCGGCGTCTTGCGCGCCGCGCTGCGCCGGGGCGGCGGTGAGCGCCAGTGGGCGGTGATCGATGCCGGGGCGCTCGGGCTCCTGCCCGATCTGATCGCCGAGGGGCTCGTCTGCGGCCCAGAGCATGTCCTCACGCCTCACGCGGGAGAGGCCGCCGCCCTCCTCAGCGGCCTCGGGCAGCCGACGACGCGCGAGGAGGTCGAGGCCGCCCCCGCTTCGGCCGCGCGCGGGCTCGCCGAGGCGACCGGGGCGACGGTGATCCTCAAAGCCGTGCCCGCGCTTATCGCGCGCCCCGGCGGCGGGCCCCTGCTCTCGCTCGACGCCGGGCCGGGCTGGTTGGCGACGGCGGGCAGCGGGGACGTTCTCGCGGGAGCCCTCGGGGCGGTGCTAGCGGCCGTGCGCGCCGATCGCGAGCGCGGTGAGGGCCATCAGCGCGGTGAGCCCGGCATCGGTGCGGCGGGCCTGCCCCTGGGGGACGCGGTCGCGCTCGCGGCGGCCGCGGCCGTGCGCCTCCACGCCGACGCCGGCCGCCTGGCCAGCGGGGAGGGGCTGGGGAGGGGGAGTGAGGGCCGCCCCATCGCGGCCCTCGACGTCGCTGAGCACCTCCCTCGCGCCCGGCAGCGCCTCCGCGCCCAGGGCCCCCGGCGCTAA
- a CDS encoding alanine racemase — protein sequence MKGGGVGEWENHGVSATTASTAPPIPATTSRAVIDLGAIAHNAAVLARAAGTAWMAVVKADAYGHGLEPVARACLGAGATWLGVAQLAEALHLRSLLDATGIARPAPRSLPTPDAPRILTWLAPVLTPEGAAAPGSPLRAAIAADLDLSVSTPDQARAIAAAADAEGRAARVHLKADTGMSRAGATDGELPALASALAQAERAGRLAVVGLWSHLSRADEPDSGSTEDHLARFRAADAVVTAAGLSPVVRHLAATGGLLWHPEARLDLVRAGIGLYGLSPDPTVATSAGLGLRPAMRLEAPLTLVKRIPAGQAVSYGGTWTAPTSRWVGLVPLGYADGIPRAAPGAPVTVISSPVDPSASAEAGTEAGTAPPPIHARIVGRVCMDQVVIDLGPAAPADGPAGDEPPARAGDTAVLWGDGADPAGIPTADEWAGACGTINYEIVTRLGARVPRVYLGVGWEDRV from the coding sequence ATGAAAGGGGGTGGGGTGGGGGAGTGGGAGAATCACGGCGTGAGCGCGACAACAGCTTCCACCGCACCGCCGATCCCCGCCACCACCTCCCGGGCCGTCATCGACCTCGGCGCCATCGCCCACAACGCCGCCGTCCTCGCCCGGGCTGCCGGCACAGCCTGGATGGCCGTCGTCAAAGCCGACGCCTATGGGCACGGCCTGGAGCCCGTCGCGCGCGCCTGCCTCGGCGCCGGCGCCACCTGGCTCGGCGTCGCCCAGCTCGCCGAGGCACTCCACCTGCGTTCCCTCCTCGACGCCACCGGCATCGCGCGCCCCGCGCCCCGCTCACTGCCCACGCCGGACGCGCCGCGCATCCTCACCTGGCTCGCCCCCGTCCTCACCCCCGAGGGCGCCGCCGCCCCGGGGTCCCCCCTGCGCGCAGCGATCGCCGCCGACCTCGACCTGTCCGTCTCCACCCCCGACCAGGCCCGCGCCATCGCGGCCGCCGCCGACGCCGAGGGGCGCGCCGCCCGCGTCCACCTCAAGGCCGACACCGGCATGTCCCGCGCCGGCGCGACCGACGGCGAGCTCCCCGCGCTGGCATCCGCCCTCGCCCAGGCCGAGCGCGCGGGGCGCCTCGCCGTCGTCGGCCTGTGGTCCCACCTCTCGCGCGCCGACGAGCCCGACTCCGGTTCCACCGAGGACCACCTGGCCCGCTTCCGCGCCGCCGACGCCGTCGTCACCGCGGCGGGGCTCTCGCCGGTGGTCCGCCACCTCGCGGCCACGGGCGGGCTGCTGTGGCACCCCGAGGCACGCCTCGACCTCGTGCGCGCGGGCATCGGGCTCTACGGGCTCTCACCCGACCCCACCGTCGCCACCAGCGCGGGGCTCGGGCTGCGCCCCGCCATGCGCCTGGAAGCCCCTTTAACGCTCGTCAAGCGCATCCCCGCGGGGCAAGCGGTCTCCTACGGCGGCACCTGGACCGCCCCCACGAGTCGCTGGGTCGGCCTGGTCCCCCTCGGCTACGCCGACGGCATCCCGCGCGCGGCCCCCGGCGCCCCCGTCACGGTGATCTCCTCCCCGGTCGACCCATCGGCCAGCGCTGAGGCCGGCACTGAGGCCGGCACTGCCCCGCCCCCGATCCACGCCAGGATCGTGGGCCGCGTGTGCATGGACCAGGTGGTCATCGACCTCGGGCCCGCGGCCCCCGCCGATGGCCCCGCCGGGGATGAGCCCCCGGCCCGTGCTGGTGACACCGCCGTCCTGTGGGGCGATGGCGCTGATCCGGCGGGCATCCCGACGGCGGACGAGTGGGCCGGCGCATGCGGCACTATCAACTATGAGATCGTTACCCGTCTCGGCGCGCGCGTGCCCCGGGTTTATCTGGGAGTTGGCTGGGAGGATAGAGTCTGA
- the tsaE gene encoding tRNA (adenosine(37)-N6)-threonylcarbamoyltransferase complex ATPase subunit type 1 TsaE, protein MSDSPRQIVVSTADAEATRALGARLAALLRAGDLVLLTGGLGAGKTTLAQGIGAAMDVRGRVSSPTFIIARAHPALGDGPDLIHVDAYRLSSLEEVDALDLDSSMERSVTLVEWGRNKVEGLAEDRLEISVDRPHGGLPAPGDAADGAHGAADGAPSSAPDHPADPASPADPADPAARPVLDLDGVDDGRRAITIQAHGRRWADVDLGALVG, encoded by the coding sequence ATGTCAGACAGCCCGCGCCAGATCGTGGTGAGCACGGCCGATGCGGAGGCCACCCGCGCCCTCGGCGCGCGCCTCGCGGCCCTGCTCAGAGCCGGTGACCTCGTGCTCCTCACCGGCGGGCTCGGGGCGGGCAAGACCACCCTCGCCCAGGGGATCGGCGCCGCCATGGATGTGCGCGGCCGCGTCTCCTCGCCCACCTTCATCATCGCCCGCGCCCACCCCGCCCTCGGGGACGGCCCGGACCTCATTCACGTCGACGCCTACCGGCTGTCCAGCCTTGAGGAGGTCGACGCCCTCGACCTCGACTCCTCCATGGAGCGCTCGGTCACCCTCGTCGAGTGGGGACGGAACAAGGTCGAGGGCCTCGCCGAGGACCGCCTAGAGATCAGCGTCGACCGCCCCCATGGAGGCCTCCCCGCCCCGGGGGACGCGGCCGACGGCGCCCATGGCGCGGCCGACGGCGCCCCATCCTCCGCCCCCGATCATCCCGCCGATCCCGCCAGTCCCGCCGATCCCGCCGATCCCGCAGCCCGTCCGGTCCTCGACCTCGACGGCGTCGACGACGGGCGCCGCGCCATCACGATCCAGGCCCATGGGCGGCGCTGGGCCGACGTGGACCTGGGCGCTCTGGTCGGCTGA
- the tsaB gene encoding tRNA (adenosine(37)-N6)-threonylcarbamoyltransferase complex dimerization subunit type 1 TsaB — translation MRILSIDSSLGTQLLLCDAEPDAPADGAARALRILSAQAQEDSRRHAESLGPMLAAALAAPDDGAPLDVVVVATGPAPFTGLRAGLVTARALARARRIPACGVPSLDAVARRALDELTAEQGREAADAATVLVATDARRKEVYCAAYRARGADDVEPLAAPAVTTPLAAAERLAGLGSAAVAAGSGCVLYPEIADGRPVLAPASGSAGAQARIALARLARGEELGTEPLYLRLADAQVPTGRKRALAG, via the coding sequence GTGCGCATCCTCTCCATCGACTCATCCCTCGGAACCCAGCTCCTCCTGTGCGACGCCGAGCCCGACGCCCCCGCCGACGGCGCTGCGCGCGCCTTGAGGATCCTGTCCGCCCAGGCGCAGGAGGACTCCCGCCGTCACGCCGAATCGCTCGGGCCGATGCTCGCCGCCGCCCTCGCGGCCCCCGATGACGGCGCCCCGCTCGACGTCGTCGTCGTCGCCACCGGCCCCGCGCCCTTCACCGGCCTGCGCGCCGGCCTGGTCACCGCCCGCGCCCTCGCCCGCGCCCGCCGCATCCCCGCGTGCGGAGTCCCGAGCCTCGACGCCGTCGCCCGCCGGGCCCTCGATGAGCTCACCGCCGAGCAAGGGCGCGAGGCGGCCGATGCCGCGACCGTCCTCGTGGCCACGGACGCGCGCCGCAAGGAGGTCTACTGCGCCGCCTACCGCGCCCGGGGCGCCGACGACGTCGAGCCCCTCGCCGCCCCCGCGGTCACCACCCCGCTGGCCGCCGCCGAGCGCCTGGCGGGGCTCGGCTCCGCCGCCGTCGCCGCCGGCTCGGGGTGCGTCCTCTACCCCGAGATCGCGGACGGCCGCCCCGTGCTGGCCCCGGCCTCCGGCAGCGCCGGGGCGCAGGCCCGCATCGCGCTGGCCCGCCTGGCCCGGGGGGAGGAGCTCGGCACAGAGCCCCTCTATCTGCGCCTGGCGGACGCCCAGGTGCCGACCGGCCGCAAGCGCGCCCTCGCGGGCTGA
- a CDS encoding GNAT family N-acetyltransferase — protein MPSGSMERLAPTGARLREMRAGDLDAVAALEAELFGGEAWSPALLRAELAATQGRGADRHYIVVEDGADGEDRADGADAPRAILGYAGLWVGDGRGDADLLTIATAARARRLGLARAMLDHLIDRARGAGCGAVLLEARASNDAAQALYLSRGFTPIGRRRRYYSAPIEDAVVMRLALSEPGHQTTGAAERPAGVGPVGSEAV, from the coding sequence ATGCCCTCCGGATCCATGGAGCGCCTCGCCCCCACCGGCGCGCGCCTGCGCGAGATGCGCGCCGGCGACCTCGACGCCGTCGCCGCCCTTGAGGCCGAGCTCTTTGGGGGCGAGGCCTGGAGCCCAGCGCTGCTGCGCGCCGAACTCGCCGCCACTCAGGGCCGGGGGGCCGACCGCCACTACATCGTCGTCGAGGACGGCGCTGATGGGGAGGATCGCGCTGACGGCGCCGACGCGCCGCGCGCGATCCTGGGCTACGCGGGGCTCTGGGTCGGGGACGGCCGGGGGGACGCCGACCTGCTCACCATCGCCACGGCGGCGCGCGCCCGGCGCCTCGGCCTGGCCCGAGCCATGCTCGACCACCTGATCGACCGGGCGCGGGGCGCGGGCTGCGGCGCCGTCCTGCTTGAGGCCCGCGCCTCCAACGACGCCGCCCAGGCGCTCTACCTCTCGCGGGGCTTCACGCCGATCGGTCGGCGCCGCCGCTACTACTCCGCCCCGATCGAGGACGCCGTCGTCATGCGCCTGGCGCTCAGCGAGCCGGGTCATCAGACCACCGGCGCCGCTGAGCGCCCCGCGGGCGTCGGCCCCGTGGGCTCGGAAGCGGTCTGA
- a CDS encoding succinate dehydrogenase cytochrome b subunit, whose product MKRMMAVSGIVFLFFVLFHAYGNTHYFEGEIAYDHYAYFLRELLVPILPFGGFLWILRVALLACLAAHAGSAFHLWSRNVKARGKDAYAVKKPSAEYFASRYAMRTMRWGGVILLLFIIWHILQFTTLHLTPGGHYEHGRAYMNMYYGFQLWWVWLIYAVALAALCLHVWHGVWSALQTLGAIRGNVIPFVRLVAFIVAFGLFLAFMCVPTAILLGLTPEPMDAAKYAVEAANAGINWMGK is encoded by the coding sequence ATGAAGCGCATGATGGCGGTCTCGGGCATCGTGTTCCTGTTCTTCGTCCTGTTCCACGCCTACGGCAACACCCACTACTTCGAGGGTGAGATCGCCTACGACCACTACGCGTACTTCCTGCGCGAGCTGCTCGTCCCGATCCTCCCCTTCGGCGGGTTCCTGTGGATCCTGCGCGTCGCCCTCCTGGCGTGCCTCGCGGCCCACGCCGGCAGCGCCTTCCACCTGTGGAGCCGCAACGTCAAGGCCCGAGGCAAAGACGCCTACGCGGTGAAGAAGCCCAGCGCGGAGTACTTCGCCTCCCGCTACGCCATGCGCACCATGCGCTGGGGCGGCGTCATCCTCCTGCTGTTCATCATCTGGCACATCCTGCAGTTCACCACCCTCCACCTGACGCCTGGCGGCCACTACGAGCATGGCCGCGCCTACATGAACATGTACTACGGCTTCCAGCTGTGGTGGGTCTGGCTGATCTACGCGGTGGCTCTGGCCGCCCTGTGCCTGCACGTGTGGCACGGCGTGTGGTCCGCCCTGCAGACCCTCGGCGCGATCCGCGGCAACGTCATCCCCTTCGTCCGCCTCGTCGCGTTCATCGTCGCCTTCGGGCTCTTCCTCGCCTTCATGTGCGTGCCCACCGCGATCCTCCTGGGCCTGACCCCTGAGCCCATGGACGCCGCGAAGTACGCCGTCGAGGCCGCGAACGCGGGCATCAACTGGATGGGTAAGTGA